A region of Neovison vison isolate M4711 chromosome 7, ASM_NN_V1, whole genome shotgun sequence DNA encodes the following proteins:
- the LOC122914508 gene encoding olfactory receptor 5AN1-like, producing MIGGGNMTQITYFILLGFSDFPRILAVLFVVFLLIYILTLTWNLCLIILIRVDSHLHTPMYFFLSNLSFIDICYVTSIAPKMLSNFFQEQQTITFVGCAVQYFVFATMALSESCLMTAMAYDRYSAICNPLLYSSIMSPTLCIRMVLGSYLAGLSASISQLCTMFQLHFCGPNVIKHFFCDIPQLIILSCTDTFFVRLLIAILSMFFGIINALIIMISYGYIVISIMKITSAKGRSKAFNTCASHLTAVSLFYTSSISVYLSSSSGGSSSFDRFASVFYTVAIPMLNPLIYSLRNKEIKDALKRLQKKRWFC from the coding sequence ATGATTGGGGGAGGAAATATGACACAGATCACCTATTTCATCCTTTTGGGATTCTCTGATTTTCCCAGAATCCTAGCAGTGCTCTTCGTTGTATTCCTGCTGATCTACATTTTGACTCTGACTTGGAACCTGTGCCTCATCATCTTAATAAGGGTGGACTCTCACCTTcacacacccatgtacttcttcctcagtAATCTGTCCTTCATAGATATCTGCTATGTGACCTCTATAGCTCCCAAGATGCTCTCCAACTTTTTCCAAGAGCAGCAGACCATTACCTTTGTGGGTTGTGCTGTTCAGTACTTTGTCTTTGCAACCATGGCACTGAGTGAGTCTTGTCTCATGACAGCCATGGCTTATGACCGATATAGTGCCATTTGCAATCCACTTCTCTATTCATCCATCATGTCACCCACCCTCTGTATTCGGATGGTGCTGGGATCCTATTTGGCTGGACTCTCTGCTTCTATATCCCAGTTGTGTACCATGTTTCAGCTCCACTTTTGTGGGCCTAATGTCATCAAGCACTTCTTCTGTGACATACCCCAACTGATAATCCTGTCCTGCACTGATACTTTCTTTGTGCGACTATTGATTGCTATATTATCAATGTTCTTTGGGATAATAAATGCCCTCATTATCATGATATCCTATGGTTATATTGTCATCTCCATCATGAAGATCACTTCAGCTAAAGGTAGGTCCAAGGCTTTCAACACTTGTGCTTCTCATCTGACAGCGGTTTCCCTCTTCTATACCTCAAGTATCTCTGTCTATTTGAGTTCCAGCTCTGGTGGTTCCTCCAGTTTTGACAGATTTGCATCGGTATTCTACACTGTAGCCATTCCCATGTTGAATCCCTTGATTTACAGTCTGAGGAACAAGGAAATCAAAGATGCCTTGAAGAGGTTACAAAAGAAGAGATGGTTCTGCTGA